The Synechococcus sp. UW179A DNA window TGCGCAGCTGCCAAGAAGTTAGCTGCATACATTGGCGTAAAAACCAATCGAGAGCTCAACCACAGTGCAAGAAACAGAGAACCCGCCCAGAACAAATTGATAGTCTTCAAGAACAGAAGAAAAGACTGACTGAAAGGCTCTCCAACCTGATCCAAAAAACCTGGCTGAACAGCCTCAGCAACCCTCAAATAAACCGCAAGCACAACATTAGGAAACGGTTCTCGCCTGTATCCTGGAACAACTAGTTCAGAAATTCGAGATTCACTGTAAACACCATATTTAGCCAGATTCAAACCTGATCGAACATTCTGAACCGCATCTCCGCCAATAGGTTCTGCATCCAGCAGATAAAAGTCCTGAATCAATAAAAACAAAATCAGCAGAACGACTGCAACTGCAGAAAGCCTGAACAAGTGGCGGGTCAACATTCTCGGCATGGTGATTTAGTCGGCACCAACCGCCAGACGGCGGGCCTCTCCCAACTGTTCTGGTGTATCCACCGACAAGGATGTTCCCTCGACAGAAAACGTGGCAATCGTGTGACCGGCTTCGATCAAACGCAACTGCTCCAAACGTTCCAGATCTTCCAGCGGAGACACTGGCAGTTGATCCCAGCCAGCCAGAACATCCCCGCGAAACCCGTACATCCCTACGTGCCCCCAGTAATCCGCGTGCTGATGCCAATCAGATGGATCAACATCCCTCACATGAGGAACCGCGGAACGGGAAAAATAGAGGGCCCGTCCATCATGAGCGAGCAGCGTCTTCACAACAGCAGGGTTATGGATGGTGTCGGGATTGAGCCGATACACCGGAGTAACAACAGCCGGCACTGGATCACGCTGTGCAAACTCATCAACCATCTGCGACACAACAGCAGAATCAAGAAAAGGCTGGTCCCCCTGCACATTGATCACAGCAGTGCTTTGAAGGCGTTGATGCCGATGAGATGCATTCCAATGCTCAGCATGCTCTCCCCAAGCCAGCGCCACAAGCTGATCAGCAACCGAAGCGATGCGCTCACTACCTGAACTGCAGTTCTGAGAGGTCATCAGCACGGAATAACCCCAGCCTGTGGCGAGGTCGTGCAAGCGATTGCTGTCGGTGCAGAGCACAACGGCATCAGGCCCATCCGCCTGCGCACACCGATCCAAAACCCGCTGAATCATCGGCAAGCCACCGATTTCAGCCAGCACCTTGCCAGGTAGACGCGATGAAGCGAGCCGGGCTGGGACCGCCACCACCGATCGTTGAATGGTCAAAGACTCCATGGCCGTCTAATCCCAGAGCTTCATGGCGTCATCACGAGCGCCAAACCACTCAGCCGCCAATGCACCTCCCATCGAGCGCTGTTCTCTGAACCAGGGACCACCAAGCGTCCAGTGCAGCAGTCGCGGTCCACCTTCCGCCACTGCCCGAGCGGGGGCCTCCTGAACATCGACCAGATGATTCCATTTCGAATCAAGCGCTCCGATCATGTGATCGCCGTCAAGCCAATGGAAACGATGCAACTCCAAACCAGTTGCGGTGTTGACGTAATCCACAGTGAGTTGAGTACAACGACTGCAGTTGAGCAGCATCAGCGAGCTCCAATTCTTCTTGGGATAAGCGCTCTGCACCTCGCCAAGGAACTTCACTGTTTCTCCAGGCACATGCTCATGCTGAACACACATGGCCCCATAACCATCGTCACGTTGATCCCAGAGCGCCTTGATGTCGCCACGGCAGAGCATGTCGCAGTCCATGAACAGAGCCCAGCCCTGGTATCCCATTAGATAAGGGACCAGAAAACGCGTGAATGAAAAAGCAGTGCTTTGCTTTGGGTCACGTTCCCGCCAAAACAAACCCTGAGCTTCAAGCTGTGGAGTCACTAAAGGGGTGATCGCCAAGGGAGCAGAACTCGATTGGTAGAGGCTGTCGATTAAAACGTTGGTGGCAGCTCGCTCTCGCGGGTCATAACCAATAAAGATCGGAATCGAACTCTCCGTCACCACAGGTTGCTCTCGCTAGAGCGAAGGTTACGGCCAACGCAAGAGTGAGACCTAAGCTGCCGCCCTCAGCAGAGACACCATGACCGCACGGCAGGTCACCCTCGAGTCGATCACGTTCGCTAACGACGCTCCATTTGTATTGATCGGCGGAGTCAACGTCTTGGAGTCAAAAGACTTCGCCTTAGAGATCGCAGGGCAATACAAGCAGATCTGCCAAAGGCTCAACATTCCGCTGGTCTTCAAAGCGTCCTACGACAAGGCAAATCGGTCATCGATCCATTCCTACCGAGGCCCTGGCTTGGACGAGGGACTGAAGATCCTCGACGCGGTCAAGGAAGTCCATCGGATCCCTGTGATTACAGACGTCCACAGTGCTGAGCAAGCAGCTCCTGCAGCCGCAATTTGCGACATCATCCAGCTACCGGCCTTTCTCGCCCGTCAGACCGATCTGGTGGAAGCAATGGCCCGCACCGGCGCAGTGATCAACATCAAAAAACCACAATTTCTTAGCCCGTCCCAGATGGGCAACCTTGTAGAGAAATTCCGTGAATGCGGCAACGAACAGCTGCTGATCTGCGAGCGGGGCAGCAACTTCGGTTACGACAACCTTGTGGTGGACATGCTCGGCTTCGGAGTGATGAAGCGGTGCTGTGATGAACTTCCTCTGATTTTTGATGTCACCCACGCCCTCCAGTGCCGAGATCCTGGCGGAGCAGCTTCCGGTGGCCGTCGCAGCCAGATCGTCGAGCTCGCCAGAGCAGGCATAGCCGTAGGACT harbors:
- the kdsB gene encoding 3-deoxy-manno-octulosonate cytidylyltransferase, which produces MTIQRSVVAVPARLASSRLPGKVLAEIGGLPMIQRVLDRCAQADGPDAVVLCTDSNRLHDLATGWGYSVLMTSQNCSSGSERIASVADQLVALAWGEHAEHWNASHRHQRLQSTAVINVQGDQPFLDSAVVSQMVDEFAQRDPVPAVVTPVYRLNPDTIHNPAVVKTLLAHDGRALYFSRSAVPHVRDVDPSDWHQHADYWGHVGMYGFRGDVLAGWDQLPVSPLEDLERLEQLRLIEAGHTIATFSVEGTSLSVDTPEQLGEARRLAVGAD
- the kdsA gene encoding 3-deoxy-8-phosphooctulonate synthase, which encodes MTARQVTLESITFANDAPFVLIGGVNVLESKDFALEIAGQYKQICQRLNIPLVFKASYDKANRSSIHSYRGPGLDEGLKILDAVKEVHRIPVITDVHSAEQAAPAAAICDIIQLPAFLARQTDLVEAMARTGAVINIKKPQFLSPSQMGNLVEKFRECGNEQLLICERGSNFGYDNLVVDMLGFGVMKRCCDELPLIFDVTHALQCRDPGGAASGGRRSQIVELARAGIAVGLAGLFLESHPEPDLARCDGPSALPLGQLESFLTQVKAIDDAVKSMPELVIH